From a single Granulicella aggregans genomic region:
- a CDS encoding methyltransferase family protein: MTEIAWARAAALYLPLMAAVLSGLLTARRSRQFAALLLSFLWAAVTLLAVQRLNQLEGWWTFPDAGVSLCGMPLELYLGWVILWGVVPQIAVSRLKIGWVLAIFALVDLILMPLCNSVVQLQPAWLLGETLCVGLVLLPAICLARWTEQGIHLKARAALQTVTAGLLLLFVVPEIVFVLRPGDGWTPLLKLPRWQLQLSLQAVFLLALPGVAAVMEFATRGGGTPIPYDPPKRLVSSGIYRYLANPMQASCTLVMVCWAGLLHNGWLVSAAAMSVIYSAGIADWDERRDLRLRFGDQWQEYRAQVRNWFPRWRPFHTGTPATLYIAASCSPCSELRQWLESRNPIGLEIVDAERLPRGTIRRMRYRPQDGSGSVDEVRALGRALEHLHLLWAIAGAAMRIPLIWHGIQLVMDASGLGPRSIPASSCITEGGPPEEGEIPQGKAAVLVSASTPNDR; encoded by the coding sequence ATGACCGAGATAGCGTGGGCCCGTGCCGCCGCGCTCTATCTTCCGCTGATGGCCGCCGTGCTGTCGGGTCTTCTTACGGCCCGACGTTCACGTCAGTTCGCCGCTCTGCTCTTGAGTTTTCTGTGGGCAGCGGTGACGCTCCTGGCGGTGCAACGCCTGAACCAACTCGAAGGCTGGTGGACGTTCCCAGATGCCGGCGTCAGCCTCTGCGGCATGCCGCTCGAACTCTATCTCGGCTGGGTCATTCTGTGGGGAGTGGTGCCGCAGATCGCGGTCTCCCGTTTGAAGATCGGGTGGGTCCTGGCGATCTTTGCCCTGGTCGACCTCATCCTGATGCCGCTCTGCAACTCAGTCGTGCAGCTCCAGCCGGCCTGGCTCCTGGGTGAGACACTCTGCGTTGGACTCGTCCTTTTGCCTGCGATCTGTCTCGCCCGCTGGACCGAGCAAGGCATTCATCTCAAAGCGCGGGCGGCTTTGCAGACCGTCACAGCGGGTCTGCTCCTCCTCTTCGTGGTCCCGGAGATCGTCTTCGTCTTACGCCCGGGCGATGGCTGGACGCCCTTGCTGAAACTTCCACGATGGCAGCTTCAGCTAAGCCTCCAGGCGGTGTTTCTCCTGGCCCTGCCCGGAGTCGCCGCCGTTATGGAGTTCGCTACGCGCGGCGGCGGAACTCCGATCCCTTATGATCCGCCAAAGCGCCTGGTCAGCAGCGGCATCTACCGTTACCTTGCCAATCCGATGCAGGCGTCGTGTACCCTCGTCATGGTCTGCTGGGCTGGTCTGTTGCATAATGGCTGGTTGGTGTCGGCCGCCGCCATGTCCGTCATCTATAGCGCCGGTATCGCCGATTGGGACGAACGCCGGGACCTTAGACTTCGCTTCGGCGACCAGTGGCAAGAGTATCGCGCTCAGGTCCGCAACTGGTTCCCGCGATGGCGTCCTTTCCATACCGGTACGCCTGCAACCCTCTACATCGCCGCTAGCTGCAGCCCGTGCAGCGAGCTGCGGCAATGGCTGGAATCCCGCAACCCGATTGGATTAGAGATCGTCGATGCGGAGCGGCTGCCACGGGGAACGATCCGCCGCATGCGCTATCGGCCGCAGGACGGTTCCGGCAGCGTAGACGAGGTCCGGGCGCTGGGCCGAGCGCTCGAACACCTCCATCTCCTCTGGGCAATCGCTGGTGCCGCGATGCGTATCCCGCTCATCTGGCACGGTATACAGCTTGTTATGGATGCAAGCGGCCTGGGCCCACGGAGTATCCCCGCATCCTCCTGCATTACGGAAGGTGGCCCTCCCGAGGAAGGAGAAATACCTCAGGGAAAGGCGGCTGTGCTAGTATCTGCCTCAACCCCGAACGACAGATAA